A stretch of Campylobacter volucris DNA encodes these proteins:
- a CDS encoding GatB/YqeY domain-containing protein — protein sequence MNLKEQILEDIKDAMRCKNDFKRNTLRTLNACFKQIEVDEKITLDNDRIYKIIASEIKKRNEASLAFNKGSREDLAQKELAEIAILSTYLPKQLSDEELENELKKLIEKLQISSLKEQGVLMKEAKALFGASVDGKRLNEAVRKLLA from the coding sequence ATGAATTTAAAAGAACAAATTTTAGAAGACATCAAAGATGCAATGCGATGTAAGAATGATTTTAAAAGAAATACTTTAAGAACTTTAAATGCTTGTTTTAAGCAAATTGAAGTAGATGAGAAAATCACTCTTGATAATGATAGAATTTATAAAATCATTGCTAGTGAAATCAAAAAAAGAAACGAAGCTTCTTTAGCTTTTAACAAAGGCTCTAGGGAAGATTTAGCACAAAAAGAATTGGCTGAAATTGCTATTTTAAGTACATATTTACCAAAGCAACTAAGCGATGAAGAATTAGAAAATGAGCTCAAAAAATTAATAGAAAAATTACAAATTAGCTCCTTGAAAGAACAAGGTGTACTAATGAAAGAAGCCAAAGCACTTTTTGGAGCAAGTGTGGATGGTAAAAGACTTAACGAAGCAGTTAGAAAACTTTTAGCATGA
- the dnaK gene encoding molecular chaperone DnaK encodes MSKVIGIDLGTTNSCVSVYERGESKVIPNKEGKNTTPSVVAFTDKGEILVGDSAKRQAVTNPEKTIYSIKRIMGLMINEDAAKEAKNRLPYHITERNGACAIEIAGKIYTPQEISAKVLMKLKEDAEAFLGEKVEDAVITVPAYFNDAQRKATKEAGTIAGLNVLRIINEPTAAALAYGLDKKESEKIVVYDLGGGTFDVTVLETGDNVVEVLATGGNAFLGGDDFDNKLIDFLANEFKDETGIDLKNDVMALQRLKEAAENAKKELSSANETNVNLPFITADASGPKHLTKTLTRAKFESMIEGLVSETISKINEVVKDAGLDKNEIKEIVMVGGSTRVPLVQEEVKKAFGKDLNKSVNPDEVVAIGAAIQGAVIKGDVKDVLLLDVTPLSLGIETLGGVMTKIIEKGTTIPTKKEQTFSTAEDNQSAVTINVLQGEREFSRDNKSLGNFNLEGIPPAPRGMPQIEVTFDIDANGILTVSAKDKATGKAQEIKITGSSGLSEEEINNMVKDAELHKEEDRKRKEAVEARNAADSLVHQVEKSLSELGEKVSDEDKANIQKALDDLKETLKNVNASKEEIENKMKALSEVSHKLAENMYKKDEKPSEDKKKKDDDVIDAEVE; translated from the coding sequence ATGAGTAAAGTTATAGGTATAGATTTAGGAACAACTAATTCTTGTGTAAGCGTGTATGAAAGAGGGGAGAGTAAAGTTATCCCTAATAAAGAAGGTAAAAATACAACTCCTTCAGTAGTAGCTTTTACTGATAAAGGTGAAATTTTAGTTGGAGATAGTGCTAAGCGTCAAGCTGTAACTAATCCTGAAAAAACCATTTATTCTATAAAAAGAATTATGGGTTTGATGATCAATGAAGATGCAGCTAAAGAAGCTAAAAATCGTCTTCCTTATCATATAACAGAAAGAAATGGAGCTTGTGCTATAGAAATAGCTGGTAAAATTTATACTCCGCAAGAAATTTCAGCAAAAGTTTTGATGAAATTAAAAGAAGATGCTGAAGCTTTTTTAGGTGAAAAGGTTGAAGATGCGGTTATAACAGTTCCAGCATATTTTAATGATGCACAAAGAAAAGCTACCAAAGAAGCAGGAACTATAGCAGGGCTTAATGTTTTAAGAATTATAAACGAACCAACGGCAGCAGCTTTAGCTTATGGGCTTGATAAAAAAGAAAGTGAAAAAATAGTAGTTTATGATTTAGGTGGTGGAACATTTGATGTTACAGTGCTTGAAACAGGAGATAATGTAGTAGAGGTTTTGGCAACTGGTGGTAATGCATTTTTAGGTGGTGATGATTTTGATAATAAGTTAATAGACTTTTTAGCAAATGAATTTAAAGATGAAACAGGAATTGATCTTAAAAATGATGTAATGGCTTTACAAAGATTAAAAGAAGCAGCTGAAAATGCTAAAAAAGAACTCAGTTCAGCAAATGAAACTAATGTAAATTTACCATTTATTACAGCTGATGCAAGTGGTCCAAAACACTTAACAAAAACTTTAACAAGAGCTAAATTTGAAAGTATGATTGAAGGTTTGGTGTCTGAAACGATTAGCAAAATCAATGAAGTTGTAAAAGATGCTGGACTTGATAAGAATGAAATCAAAGAAATTGTAATGGTGGGTGGATCAACTCGTGTTCCTTTAGTTCAAGAAGAAGTTAAAAAAGCTTTTGGTAAAGATTTAAATAAATCAGTTAATCCTGATGAAGTTGTGGCAATTGGTGCTGCAATTCAAGGAGCGGTTATAAAAGGTGATGTTAAGGATGTATTGTTGCTTGATGTTACTCCGCTTTCTTTGGGTATTGAAACTTTAGGTGGAGTTATGACTAAAATCATTGAAAAAGGTACAACTATACCTACTAAAAAAGAGCAAACTTTCTCAACTGCTGAAGACAATCAAAGTGCAGTTACTATAAATGTTTTACAAGGTGAGAGAGAATTTAGCCGTGATAATAAATCTTTGGGTAATTTTAATCTTGAAGGAATCCCACCTGCACCTCGCGGCATGCCACAAATTGAAGTTACATTTGATATAGATGCAAATGGAATTTTAACAGTTAGTGCTAAAGATAAAGCAACTGGTAAAGCTCAAGAGATCAAAATCACAGGTTCTAGCGGCTTAAGTGAAGAAGAAATCAACAATATGGTAAAAGATGCAGAACTTCATAAAGAAGAAGATAGAAAACGCAAAGAAGCTGTAGAAGCAAGAAATGCTGCTGATAGTTTAGTACATCAAGTTGAAAAATCTTTAAGCGAGCTTGGAGAAAAAGTAAGTGATGAGGATAAGGCAAATATCCAAAAAGCACTTGATGATTTAAAAGAAACTTTAAAAAATGTAAATGCTTCCAAAGAAGAGATAGAAAACAAAATGAAAGCATTGAGCGAGGTTTCTCATAAATTAGCTGAAAATATGTATAAAAAAGATGAAAAGCCAAGCGAAGATAAAAAGAAAAAAGATGATGATGTAATAGATGCAGAAGTAGAATAA
- the grpE gene encoding nucleotide exchange factor GrpE: protein MSEEKQNEEMLDENTQVLEEQNDELQKLQAQYDELKDTYLRANAEFENIKKRMEKEKISATIYANESFAKDLLDVVDALEAAVNVEANDEISLKIKEGVQNTLDLLLKKLEKHMVKPVEASGEFDPNLHEAMFHVESADHESGHIVALLQKGYMMNDRIIRSAKVSVAK from the coding sequence ATGAGCGAAGAAAAGCAAAATGAAGAAATGCTTGATGAAAATACGCAAGTTTTAGAAGAACAAAACGATGAGCTTCAAAAACTTCAAGCACAATATGATGAATTAAAAGATACTTATTTAAGAGCAAATGCTGAATTTGAAAATATCAAAAAAAGAATGGAAAAGGAAAAAATTTCAGCAACTATTTATGCAAATGAAAGTTTTGCAAAAGATTTGCTTGATGTAGTAGATGCTTTGGAGGCGGCTGTAAATGTAGAAGCTAATGATGAAATTAGTTTAAAAATTAAAGAAGGTGTGCAAAATACACTTGATTTACTTTTGAAAAAACTAGAAAAACATATGGTTAAACCAGTGGAAGCTAGTGGTGAATTTGATCCAAATTTACATGAAGCTATGTTTCATGTAGAAAGTGCTGATCATGAAAGCGGTCACATAGTAGCTCTTTTACAAAAGGGTTATATGATGAATGATAGAATCATAAGATCAGCCAAAGTTAGCGTTGCAAAATAA
- a CDS encoding DNA/RNA endonuclease G: protein MKKILSLCVLALSSFAYTQYELDPSFKKYFQNCSLLMDKYYYINCYDYTYKGTKAIAYKLEARILNQGHIKKRPKFSEDTNIPKKYRTYWQDYIKSGYTRGHVVPNQSMNATPQAQLSTFLMSNVTPQKKDINAEIWNEIEQRERYLAKKNQELQVLNLILYDENPKRIKNNIAIPSFYIKILKAKNYSECYKVPNNDNFARFDRKYFKENCKKYIK from the coding sequence ATGAAAAAAATACTTTCTTTATGTGTTTTAGCTTTAAGTTCTTTTGCATACACCCAATACGAGCTTGACCCTAGTTTTAAAAAGTATTTTCAAAACTGCTCATTGTTGATGGATAAGTATTATTATATTAATTGCTATGATTATACTTATAAAGGCACAAAAGCAATAGCTTACAAACTTGAAGCTAGAATTTTAAACCAAGGACATATTAAAAAACGCCCTAAATTTTCAGAAGATACTAATATACCGAAAAAATATAGAACTTATTGGCAAGATTATATAAAAAGTGGCTATACAAGAGGCCATGTAGTACCTAATCAATCCATGAATGCTACTCCACAAGCTCAGCTTAGTACTTTTTTAATGAGCAATGTTACTCCTCAAAAAAAAGATATTAATGCAGAAATTTGGAATGAAATTGAGCAAAGAGAAAGATATCTAGCTAAGAAAAACCAAGAATTGCAAGTATTAAATTTAATACTTTATGATGAAAATCCAAAACGCATTAAAAATAATATAGCTATACCAAGTTTTTATATAAAAATTTTAAAAGCAAAAAATTATAGCGAATGTTATAAAGTCCCAAATAATGATAATTTTGCAAGATTTGATAGAAAGTATTTCAAAGAAAATTGTAAAAAATATATAAAGTAG